The following coding sequences are from one Eucalyptus grandis isolate ANBG69807.140 chromosome 11, ASM1654582v1, whole genome shotgun sequence window:
- the LOC104424470 gene encoding mitochondrial carrier protein MTM1 isoform X1: MSGERSLLDSEDTGVAHSERTNDPWMNTDQSSSILIDSHNMLVLESPVHGREMKEFSGAQDQHTTGASDEKLGFVERAFSAAGAAFLSAIIVNPLDVAKTRLQAQAAGVPYSHPLSNITSRMAFFGPNMMFADLRCSPSCTRAGVHGTVSICPPDCFQYKGTLDVWYKIIRQEGFSRLWRGTNAGLALAVPTVGIYLPCYDVFRNLLEDRTALLAPSLTPYVPLIAGSLARSLACASCYPIELARTRMQAFKATETGKKPPGVLRTLFEVVSHVRGTSNTPNTLQNYRALWTGMGAQLTRDVPFSAICWSTLEPIRRKLLGTIGDEASAFAVLGANFSAGFVAGSLAAAATCPFDVAKTRRQIEMDPMRALKMTTRQTLVEIWRDGGLKGLFTGAGPRVGRAGPSVGIVVSFYEVAKHVLHTQYATS; encoded by the exons ATGAGTGGAGAACGTAGTCTTCTGGACAGTGAAGATACTGGGGTGGCGCATTCTGAGCGAACAAATGACCCGTGGATGAACACGGATCAGTCTTCGAGCATCCTAATTGACAGCCACAATATGCTGGTGTTGGAATCACCTGTCCATGGTAGggagatgaaggaattttctgGTGCACAGGATCAGCATACGACAGGTGCATCGGATGAAAAATTAGGTTTTGTGGAGAGAGCGTTTTCTGCAGCCGGTGCGGCATTTTTATCGGCCATAATTGTCAACCCTCTCGATGTTGCCAAG ACAAGGTTGCAGGCGCAAGCTGCTGGGGTTCCTTATTCCCATCCCTTGAGTAATATCACAAGTCGCATGGCATTTTTTGGGCCAAATATG ATGTTTGCAGATCTGAGATGTTCTCCATCTTGCACACGTGCTGGAGTGCACGGCACAGTGTCAATATGTCCTCCAGATTGTTTTCAGTACAAAGGGACTCTAGATGTCTGGTACAAAATAATTCGACAG GAAGGATTTTCAAGGCTGTGGCGAGGCACCAATGCAGGCCTTGCATTGGCTGTACCAACA GTGGGAATATACTTGCCTTGCTATGATGTATTCCGCAACTTATTAGAAGATCGCACTGCCTTGCTTGCACCTAGCTTGACGCCCTATGTTCCATTAATTGCGGGGTCACTAGCTCGCTCTTTAGCTTGTGCAAGTTGCTACCCCATTGAACTGGCCAGAACTCGCATGCAG GCTTTTAAGGCAACAGAAACTGGCAAGAAGCCTCCTGGGGTATTGAGAACTCTATTTGAAGTAGTGTCTCATGTCAGAGGCACAAGTAATACACCAAACACCT TGCAAAACTACCGTGCTCTGTGGACGGGCATGGGAGCACAGCTTACTCGAGATGTCCCTTTCTCAGCAATCTGTTGGTCGACACTTGAACCt ATTAGGAGAAAACTGCTTGGGACCATTGGTGATGAAGCTAGTGCATTTGCCGTCCTTGGAGCTAATTTTTCTGCTGGATTTGTAGCAGGAAGTCTTGCCGCAGCTGCTACATGTCCTTTTGATGTGGCCAAGACAAGAAGGCAGATAGAG ATGGATCCAATGAGGGCGTTGAAAATGACGACAAGGCAGACTTTAGTGGAGATTTGGAG GGATGGAGGCTTGAAGGGACTCTTCACTGGAGCTGGTCCTCGTGTTGGCCGTGCAGGGCCTTCTGTAGGCATTGTGGTATCCTTCTACGAAGTTGCAAAGCATGTCCTGCACACCCAGTATGCAACTTCATGA
- the LOC104424474 gene encoding uncharacterized protein LOC104424474, with protein sequence MDLNSDEVKCVDDNRGLVFVEKELEACTLSAVADMGESVEERIARLELENQKWKSDYEALKEKFKALESEKQAVEREVGVLKQNNSEIKEQISGFECNKGCKSDKTNDAGVKKFVDLVEEHEEEDKFVQLMIENRILECEKNKAERDLKVLRQSLQELESRVLQMEANSKSVAQAGHRLFSGSKMGVELPNDLAHGVSRRKEMDNPKESCGGHGDAQMVDLVDGGSGSKLCGTPLNFTMQSNLCDAKGEKEVACLQYGRRARKKLLFKEEESPSRKMAPSAAGVAKPHTAAGVAEPHTVGIIDIHDSDEEEDKTNNETYGVNNQENSKGLDLDYRSYKGILEGGKAMTIENSARTCHEEDYHDSIAGDEDNSTVLTPKRKRASNVIETDSESGDDDCVPIGSLKRMHLQELYKAGDTTSEMNRCQTANASPDKQVKHAQTRQHLMTLREHVTTSEMNRCQTANASPDNHVKHAQTPMRRHLMTLREREAKAKAKRKPSSRAQHHPAGPTTGDAEGEDSEDFGLDSDNDSLSSFIVDDSDVSRVNDASDGDDASDVDDASGQSEDTSDGETGFGEILSRIKRSKDHKSEWKFEADMLAAFGKEPELCMKAVCALYRQQTADERISKEAFYSNQRGFSKFDAPRGCALGEFLTEGDTSGGLRKSVEELQEHDPEALDLCRKLADHYSKQLFQIYKNNEDPFFFPS encoded by the exons ATGGATTTGAACTCGGATGAAGTGAAATGCGTGGATGACAACAGAGGCTTGGTTTTTGTCGAAAAAGAGTTGGAAGCATGTACGCTTAGTGCAGTTGCGGATATGGGTGAGAGTGTTGAAGAGAGAATTGCGAGGTTGGAATTGGAGAACCAGAAATGGAAGAGTGATTATGAAGCGCTCAAGGAAAAATTCAAGGCATTAGAATCTGAAAAGCAGGCTGTTGAGCGTGAAGTTGGGGTTTTGAAGCAAAACAACAGTGAGATCAAGGAACAAATTTCAGGTTTCGAATGCAATAAAGGTTGTAAAAGCGATAAAACTAACGATGCAGGGGTGAAGAAGTTTGTTGACTTGGTAGAGgagcatgaagaagaagataagttTGTCCAGCTTATGATTGAGAACAGGATTCTTGAATGTGAGAAGAACAAGGCTGAAAGAGATCTAAAGGTTTTGAGACAAAGCCTCCAGGAACTGGAGTCACGGGTTTTACAGATGGAGGCTAACTCTAAGTCAGTGGCACAAGCTGGGCATCGCCTTTTCAGTGGAAGCAAAATGGGAGTTGAACTTCCTAATGATCTTGCACATGGTGTGAgcagaagaaaggaaatggaCAATCCCAAGGAGTCATGTGGTGGACATGGGGATGCACAGATGGTGGATTTGGTTGATGGAGGCTCTGGTAGCAAACTATGTG GTACTCCTCTAAACTTTACAATGCAAAGTAACTTGTGTGATGCTAAAGGTGAAAAAGAAGTTGCATGCCTACAGTATGGCAGGAGAGCTAGGAAAAAGTTACTATTCAAAGAGGAGGAAAGCCCCAGCAGAAAAATGGCCCCATCTGCTGCTGGAGTTGCCAAACCCCACACTGCTGCTGGAGTTGCTGAACCCCACACTGTTGGCATTATTGACATCCATGATagtgatgaagaagaagataaaactaACAACGAAACGTATGGTGTTAACAATCAGGAAAATTCAAAGGGTTTGGATTTAGATTACCGCTCATATAAGGGGATTCTAGAGGGTGGGAAAGCAATGACTATTGAGAACAGTGCAAGGACCTGTCACGAAGAGGACTACCATGACAGTATAGCTGGTGATGAAGATAACTCCACTGTACTGACTCCAAAAAGGAAACGGGCTTCTAATGTTATTGAGACTGATAGTGAGAGTGGTGACGATGACTGTGTTCCAATAGGTAGCCTAAAGAGGATGCATCTTCAGGAATTATATAAAGCTGGTGACACCACTTCTGAAATGAATCGGTGCCAAACAGCTAATGCTTCTCCAGACAAACAGGTCAAACATGCCCAGACCAGGCAGCACCTAATGACATTGAGGGAACATGTCACCACTTCAGAAATGAATCGGTGCCAAACAGCTAATGCTTCTCCAGACAACCATGTCAAACATGCCCAAACCCCCATGAGGCGGCATCTAATGACATTGAGGGAACGTGAGGCTAAAGCCAAGGCAAAACGAAAACCATCCAGTAGAGCTCAGCATCATCCTGCAGGCCCTACCACCGGAGATGCTGAGGGTGAGGATTCTGAAGATTTTGGATTAGACAGTGATAACGACAGCTTGAGCAGCTTTATAgttgatgattctgatgtttcTCGGGTCAATGATGCTTCTGATGGGGATGATGCTTCTGATGTGGATGATGCTTCTGGCCAGTCAGAAGATACATCTGATGGTGAAACAGGCTTTGGCGAGATTTTATCGAGAATTAAAAGAAGCAAAGATCATAAGTCTGAGTGGAAATTTGAGGCAGACATGCTTGCAGCATTTGGTAAGGAACCTGAATTATGCATGAAAGCTGTATGTGCTCTCTATCGACAGCAGACTGCTGATGAGAGAATTAGTAAGGAAGCATTTTACAGCAATCAACGTGGGTTTAGCAAGTTTGATGCACCCAG GGGCTGCGCTCTGGGTGAGTTTCTTACCGAAGGAGATACATCTGGTGGCCTAAGAAAGTCAGTTGAGGAGTTGCAGGAGCATGACCCTGAAGCATTAGATCTCTGCCGAAAATTGGCTGATCACTACTCTAAACAGCTGTTTCAGATCTACAAGAACAATGAGgacccttttttctttccttcttga
- the LOC104424477 gene encoding pentatricopeptide repeat-containing protein At2g20540 isoform X2, translated as MSSASGRRCLLLLEKCKTMRHLREAHGQVITCGLGSNSFALSRLLAFCVDPRHGSVHYAWELFRRIQMPTICIYNTIIKAFLLNNEFFSTVSLYNRLLMRGFCPDNYTIPYVLKACAKLHDHYLGESVHGHGIKVGLLSDIFVGNSLISMYCEHKSMRAARKAFDEIPRRCVISWTIMISAYAKLGDVDSARVLFDEVTEKDKGIWGAMISGYVQNGCVKEGLYMFRLMQLNGVEPDESVLVSTLSACAHLGALDIGIWIHRYVNRWRLTLSSRLCTGLIDMYAKCGYIDIAKKLFDEMPEKDHICWNAMISGYAFNGDGESALKLFTEMENGSIQPDDITFISIFTACNHSGLPREGLRLLYKMLTEYNIEPKSEHYGCLVDLLCQAGFLEEAKEILLKFPGSGPFEEAIAWRALLQACCKQGNSQMAEFAAERLVQLECHSGAYVLLSNLYAVAAKQDEVRRVRKLMTSRGVYKAPGCSSIQLNGGVYEFIAGEKTHPHMDRIYSTLDKLNKQLDC; from the coding sequence ATGTCTAGCGCTAGCGGGAGGAGATGCCTCCTGCTTTTGGAGAAATGCAAGACCATGAGACACTTGAGAGAAGCTCACGGACAAGTGATCACATGTGGGCTTGGGAGTAACAGCTTTGCACTAAGCAGGCTCTTAGCTTTTTGTGTGGACCCACGTCATGGAAGCGTTCATTATGCATGGGAACTTTTCCGACGGATTCAAATGCCCACCATCTGTATCTACAACACCATTATCAAAGCTTTCTTGCTCAATAACGAATTTTTCAGTACCGTGAGCTTGTACAATAGGTTGTTGATGAGGGGTTTTTGTCCTGATAATTACACGATTCCTTATGTATTGAAGGCTTGTGCAAAGCTGCATGACCATTATCTAGGAGAGTCTGTTCATGGGCATGGGATAAAAGTGGGACTTCTGTCGGATATTTTTGTGGGCAACAGCTTGATCTCTATGTACTGTGAGCACAAAAGTATGAGAGCAGCAAGAAAGGCATTTGATGAAATTCCTAGGCGATGCGTTATCTCATGGACAATAATGATTTCTGCATATGCAAAGTTGGGAGATGTTGATAGTGCAAGGGTGTTGTTTGATGAGGTTACTGAGAAGGATAAAGGGATATGGGGTGCCATGATTTCTGGATACGTACAGAATGGTTGTGTCAAAGAAGGACTGTACATGTTTCGCTTGATGCAGTTGAATGGTGTTGAGCCTGATGAGTCAGTGCTGGTTAGCACACTCTCTGCTTGTGCTCACTTGGGGGCTCTTGATATTGGTATTTGGATTCATAGGTATGTCAACCGGTGGCGGTTAACATTGAGTTCCCGACTGTGTACTGGTCTCATAGATATGTATGCCAAATGTGGGTATATAGACATAGCCAAGAaactgtttgatgaaatgccgGAAAAAGATCATATTTGCTGGAATGCTATGATTTCCGGATATGCATTCAATGGTGATGGAGAGAGTGCTCTCAAGTTGTTTACAGAGATGGAGAATGGCAGCATTCAACCAGATGACATCACATTCATTTCCATCTTCACTGCATGCAACCATTCAGGTTTGCCACGTGAAGGTCTGAGGCTGTTGTATAAAATGTTGACAGAGTACAACATTGAGCCTAAGAGTGAACACTATGGTTGCTTAGTTGACCTCCTCTGCCAAGCAGGGTTCTTGGAAGAAGCAAAGGAAATACTCTTAAAATTTCCAGGGAGTGGCCCGTTTGAAGAAGCCATTGCTTGGAGAGCTTTACTTCAAGCTTGCTGTAAGCAAGGAAACTCACAGATGGCTGAGTTTGCAGCTGAGAGACTTGTGCAGCTGGAATGTCACAGTGGAGCATATgttctactttctaatttataTGCTGTGGCTGCGAAGCAGGATGAAGTTCGAAGAGTAAGAAAGTTGATGACAAGCAGAGGAGTTTACAAGGCACCTGGTTGCAGCTCAATTCAACTTAATGGGGGTGTTTATGAATTCATAGCTGGAGAGAAAACACACCCACACATGGATAGGATATATAGTACTCTGGACAAGTTGAATAAACAGTTGGACTGCTGA
- the LOC104424477 gene encoding dihydrofolate synthetase isoform X1 yields MRFLRLISSSAAFSLRKSFYNKQWFLPFTQGPSSSAGDVEMREFVEYIDSLKNYEKSGVPKGAGTDSDDGFDLGRMRRLMGRLGNPDSRFKALHIAGTKGKGSTAAFLVNILNAEGYAVGCYTSPHILSIRERILVGNPAKPVPAEKLNCLFHQIKDILDESIVLENGRLSHFEVLTAVAFRLFAQENVDMAVIEAGLGGARDATNVISSSGLLASVITTIGEEHMDALGGSLESIAMAKSGIIKHSRPLVLGGPFVPQIERILRDKASVMNSPVVLASGAGNRSVIKSICFVDSRPCQFCDVVFEVERDLQLSSNLLDVKMSMLGDHQLQNAVTATCAALCLRHMGWTITDRSIRAGLECTHLLGRSQFLTFTEAEALGLPGAAVLLDGAHTKESARALVDTIKMAFPDAPLALVVAMARDKDHAAFAKEFLSGARLEVVVLTEVNIAGGIARTTPSTLLRDCWIQESERMGIAVLHDKMPEYQESFGDGSECSLIGMEDRVILTAADSSLADALHAANRILKRKARKGPALHVVTGSLHMVTSVLLSLRG; encoded by the exons ATGCGGTTTTTGAGGCTCATCAGCTCGAGCGCTGCCTTTTCTCTTAGAAAATCATTCTATAACAAGCAGTGGTTTTTACCATTTACACAAGGGCCTTCTTCATCTGCAGGGGATGTGGAAATGAGGGAATTTGTTGAATACATAGATTCGCTCAAGAACTATGAAAAATCAGGAGTGCCAAAAGGTGCAGGCACGGATTCGGATGATGGGTTTGATCTTGGTCGGATGAGAAGGTTGATGGGTCGTCTGGGAAATCCTGATTCGAGGTTCAAG GCTCTTCACATTGCTGGGACGAAGGGGAAAGGATCTACTGCAGCATTTCTTGTGAACATCTTAAATGCAGAAGGATATGCTGTTGGTTGTTATACTAG CCCACATATTCTGTCAATCAGAGAACGTATTTTGGTGGGAAATCCGGCCAAGCCTGTGCCAGCAGAGAAACTAAATTGCCTATTCCACCAGATAAAAGACATTCTTGATGAGTCAATAGTACTTGAAAATGGTAGGCTGAGTCATTTTGAG GTTCTTACTGCTGTGGCATTCAGACTCTTTGCCCAAGAGAATGTTGATATGGCAGTTATTGAG GCTGGGCTGGGAGGTGCTCGAGATGCTACAAATGTAATTTCTAGCTCTGGACTCCTTGCATCGGTCATAACAACGATAGGCGAGGAACATATGGATGCTCTTGGAGGTTCTTTGGAAAGCATAGCAATGGCGAAATCTGGGATCATTAAGCACAGCCGTCCA TTGGTGCTGGGGGGACCATTTGTTCCACAAATTGAGCGCATTCTTCGCGATAAAGCTTCAGTAATGAATTCGCCAGTGGTCTTAGCATCCGGTGCTGGGAATAGAAGTGTTATAAAAAGCATTTGCTTTGTTGATAGTAGGCCTTGTCAGTTTTGTGATGTTGTCTTCGAAGTTGAGAGGGACTTGCAGCTG TCCAGTAATTTGTTGGATGTAAAGATGTCCATGCTCGGGGATCACCAGCTTCAGAATGCAGTGACGGCCACATGTGCTGCACTCTGCCTTCGTCACATGG GATGGACAATAACTGATCGATCCATAAGAGCAGGATTGGAGTGTACCCATTTGCTTGGAAGAAGCCAATTTCTTACATTTACGGAGGCTGAGGCACTGGGACTACCTGGAGCGGCAGTACTGCTGGATGGAG CACACACCAAAGAATCTGCTAGAGCTTTGGTCGATACTATCAAAATGGCCTTTCCTGATGCGCCGTTGGCCCTCGTTGTTGCGATGGCTAGGGACAAAGACCATGCAGCCTTTGCAAAAGAGTTCCTTTCAG GTGCGAGATTAGAAGTTGTTGTCTTGACAGAGGTTAATATTGCTGGGGGTATTGCTCGTACAACTCCCTCGACTTTGTTACGAGATTGCTGGATTCAAGAATCTGAAAGAATGGGCATTGCAGTTCTTCACGATAAAATGCCTGAATATCAAGAATCATTCGGGGATGGATCGGAGTGCTCTTTGATTGGGATGGAAGATAGAGTCATATTAACTGCCGCTGACAGTTCATTGGCGGATGCGCTGCATGCTGCAAATAGAATTCTGAAGAGAAAAGCCAGAAAGGGACCGGCTCTTCATGTAGTTACTGGATCTCTACACATGGTTACATCAGTGTTGCTTTCTCTTCGTGGTTGA
- the LOC104424477 gene encoding dihydrofolate synthetase isoform X3 has protein sequence MREFVEYIDSLKNYEKSGVPKGAGTDSDDGFDLGRMRRLMGRLGNPDSRFKALHIAGTKGKGSTAAFLVNILNAEGYAVGCYTSPHILSIRERILVGNPAKPVPAEKLNCLFHQIKDILDESIVLENGRLSHFEVLTAVAFRLFAQENVDMAVIEAGLGGARDATNVISSSGLLASVITTIGEEHMDALGGSLESIAMAKSGIIKHSRPLVLGGPFVPQIERILRDKASVMNSPVVLASGAGNRSVIKSICFVDSRPCQFCDVVFEVERDLQLSSNLLDVKMSMLGDHQLQNAVTATCAALCLRHMGWTITDRSIRAGLECTHLLGRSQFLTFTEAEALGLPGAAVLLDGAHTKESARALVDTIKMAFPDAPLALVVAMARDKDHAAFAKEFLSGARLEVVVLTEVNIAGGIARTTPSTLLRDCWIQESERMGIAVLHDKMPEYQESFGDGSECSLIGMEDRVILTAADSSLADALHAANRILKRKARKGPALHVVTGSLHMVTSVLLSLRG, from the exons ATGAGGGAATTTGTTGAATACATAGATTCGCTCAAGAACTATGAAAAATCAGGAGTGCCAAAAGGTGCAGGCACGGATTCGGATGATGGGTTTGATCTTGGTCGGATGAGAAGGTTGATGGGTCGTCTGGGAAATCCTGATTCGAGGTTCAAG GCTCTTCACATTGCTGGGACGAAGGGGAAAGGATCTACTGCAGCATTTCTTGTGAACATCTTAAATGCAGAAGGATATGCTGTTGGTTGTTATACTAG CCCACATATTCTGTCAATCAGAGAACGTATTTTGGTGGGAAATCCGGCCAAGCCTGTGCCAGCAGAGAAACTAAATTGCCTATTCCACCAGATAAAAGACATTCTTGATGAGTCAATAGTACTTGAAAATGGTAGGCTGAGTCATTTTGAG GTTCTTACTGCTGTGGCATTCAGACTCTTTGCCCAAGAGAATGTTGATATGGCAGTTATTGAG GCTGGGCTGGGAGGTGCTCGAGATGCTACAAATGTAATTTCTAGCTCTGGACTCCTTGCATCGGTCATAACAACGATAGGCGAGGAACATATGGATGCTCTTGGAGGTTCTTTGGAAAGCATAGCAATGGCGAAATCTGGGATCATTAAGCACAGCCGTCCA TTGGTGCTGGGGGGACCATTTGTTCCACAAATTGAGCGCATTCTTCGCGATAAAGCTTCAGTAATGAATTCGCCAGTGGTCTTAGCATCCGGTGCTGGGAATAGAAGTGTTATAAAAAGCATTTGCTTTGTTGATAGTAGGCCTTGTCAGTTTTGTGATGTTGTCTTCGAAGTTGAGAGGGACTTGCAGCTG TCCAGTAATTTGTTGGATGTAAAGATGTCCATGCTCGGGGATCACCAGCTTCAGAATGCAGTGACGGCCACATGTGCTGCACTCTGCCTTCGTCACATGG GATGGACAATAACTGATCGATCCATAAGAGCAGGATTGGAGTGTACCCATTTGCTTGGAAGAAGCCAATTTCTTACATTTACGGAGGCTGAGGCACTGGGACTACCTGGAGCGGCAGTACTGCTGGATGGAG CACACACCAAAGAATCTGCTAGAGCTTTGGTCGATACTATCAAAATGGCCTTTCCTGATGCGCCGTTGGCCCTCGTTGTTGCGATGGCTAGGGACAAAGACCATGCAGCCTTTGCAAAAGAGTTCCTTTCAG GTGCGAGATTAGAAGTTGTTGTCTTGACAGAGGTTAATATTGCTGGGGGTATTGCTCGTACAACTCCCTCGACTTTGTTACGAGATTGCTGGATTCAAGAATCTGAAAGAATGGGCATTGCAGTTCTTCACGATAAAATGCCTGAATATCAAGAATCATTCGGGGATGGATCGGAGTGCTCTTTGATTGGGATGGAAGATAGAGTCATATTAACTGCCGCTGACAGTTCATTGGCGGATGCGCTGCATGCTGCAAATAGAATTCTGAAGAGAAAAGCCAGAAAGGGACCGGCTCTTCATGTAGTTACTGGATCTCTACACATGGTTACATCAGTGTTGCTTTCTCTTCGTGGTTGA
- the LOC104424479 gene encoding LOW QUALITY PROTEIN: probable WRKY transcription factor 53 (The sequence of the model RefSeq protein was modified relative to this genomic sequence to represent the inferred CDS: deleted 2 bases in 1 codon), protein MENMGDWEKITLLNELTQGRELTKQLQHQLHSAVSLLSSSSSSSHDQTQEMLIHRIMASYDKALSMLNVEPQAGGCPRRASESPPSLGGSPMSGGDSDRDLNDGSTPRKRKVMQRWTKRVRVAPGTGLEGPLDDGFSWRKYGQKDILGAKYPRGYYRCTHRNVQGCLATKQVQRSDDDPTIFEVTYRGRHTCNQHPAAVISPSLPPENQTDFNASVDATPLQSVQSQPHQQNQTGPQDIAFDFREGLAIATRNLDSNNGNHNPSSSMFIFPSTPENIFGVMNSNSNFSSNPDFLSLSTSGTDCFSVPPARLDSFQAGPSFGAPESELAMIVSAAASGNNPHANARSDSDLPLHGIEFANENIAFDGTEFFP, encoded by the exons ATGGAGAACATGGGAGACTGGGAGAAAATAACCTTGCTGAATGAGCTAACACAGGGCAGAGAACTGACCAAGCAACTCCAACACCAGCTCCATTCAGCTGTTTCGTTGTTgtcgtcatcatcttcttcatcacaCGATCAAACCCAGGAAATGCTCATCCACAGGATCATGGCCTCATATGATAAGGCGCTATCCATGCTCAACGTGGAGCCCCAGGCTGGAGGGTGCCCGCGCCGGGCTTCTGAGTCGCCCCCTTCACTGGGCGGGAGCCCGATGAGCGGAGGAGACTCAGACCGGGATCTCAATGATGGTTCTACTCCCAGGAAGAG AAAGGTGATGCAGCGGTGGACAAAGCGGGTCCGGGTCGCCCCTGGGACAGGACTCGAAGGGCCGCTCGACGATGGATTCAGCTGGAGGAAGTATGGTCAGAAGGACATTCTTGGAGCCAAGTATCCACG GGGCTATTATAGGTGCACTCATAGGAATGTCCAAGGTTGTTTGGCTACCAAGCAAGTGCAAAGATCTGATGACGACCCGACTATCTTCGAGGTCACGTACCGCGGGAGGCACACATGCAATCAGCACCCTGCCGCTGTCATCTCTCCTTCTCTACCGCCTGAAAATCAAACCGATTTCAATGCCTCCGTCGACGCCACCCCTCTCCAAAGCGTACAATCCCAA CCACACCAACAAAACCAAACCGGACCTCAGGACATTGCGTTTGACTTCCGTGAAGGCCTCGCAATCGCAACTCGGAACTTGGACTCCAACAATGGCAATCACAACCCCTCTTCTTCAATGTTCATTTTCCCTTCCAccccagaaaatattttcggcGTCATGAATAGCAACAGCAACTTCTCTAGTAACCCTGATTTCCTGTCTCTGTCAACTTCGGGGACCGACTGCTTCTCGGTGCCTCCAGCTAGGTTAGACAGTTTCCAGGCTGGCCCCAGTTTCGGCGCGCCAGAATCCGAGCTTGCTATGATTGTCTCAGCCGCTGCTTCAGGGAACAACCCTCATGCAAATGCACGTTCGGATTCAGATCTTCCGCTTCACGGCATCGAGTTCGCTAACGAGAACATTGCCTTCGACGGCACTGAATTCTTTCCCTAA
- the LOC104424480 gene encoding MYB-like transcription factor ETC3 has protein sequence MEAPGKSHRRQGRIARPSDSEEVSSTEWEDIDMTEQEEDLIHRMHRLVGEKWDLIAGRIPGRSAAEIERFWIMKHRKGLAERRRERKKAKPGTFIK, from the exons ATGGAAGCTCCGGGAAAGAGTCATCGAAGACAAGGCAGAATCGCCAGACCTTCTGATTCAGAAG AGGTCAGCAGTACCGAGTGGGAGGACATAGACATGACCGAGCAAGAGGAGGACCTGATTCACAGAATGCATAGACTCGTCGGCGAAAA GTGGGACTTGATAGCCGGGCGGATTCCGGGACGGAGCGCGGCAGAGATCGAGAGGTTCTGGATCATGAAGCACCGCAAGGGGCTTGctgagagaagaagagagcgCAAGAAAGCAAAACCCGGGACATTTATCAAGTGA